TTTTGGCAGTAGGAAATGCTTTTATGAATCTTTCAACTTTCTCTGGGTCTTTGTCATATACCCATTTTACTTCAGCACCTGCTTCTATTAGTCCTTTTGTCATTCCATATATGTGCCCATGATCTAGTCCAATTGCTGCAAATTCAAAATCTCCTTCACTGCAGACTTTTTGAGCCCTGCTTTTTGGCATATAGTACATACCGTTTTCTCTGCTCATTTGTATTCCTTCTTCCTAGATTTAAGCTACAATTTTAATACACATTTATAAGTTATATTGATTATCTAGCCTATGCTCATTTTTTAAATAAATCAAATTTCTCATAATTTTTCATACTAACCTTTTCCGTCTTTCTCCCCCAATTAACATTCATTTCTGAAAATAGTTTTTTGTTTTCGCTTGCATATTTAATTATCTCTCTTATATTCTTGATATAAGTAAATTTTTTCCCATTTTCTATGTTAACTTCGATAAACTCACTAGGAATATCAAAAATTTTTTTAGATGACTCAAAAGCCCCATTAGATGCAAGTACAAAATTTCTCGTAATTTCAACTGGGCAATATAATTCTTTACCTTCAAATAAATGTTCTATCATATTTTCATATATCTTAACAAATAAATCTTCTTTACCACCATCATATACTTCTTCATTCCCATCAAAATATTTTATAAGCAATTTGTTATCATAGTTCCAATATACCTTTGCTTCTTCAGCATCAATAATTATATATGGCGTCTCTTCTTGCATATTACATAGTGTCGAATAATAATATATTTCTATACCTTTTGTAGTTACTATCTTAACACAAGCTGTATCCTCACCTTCAATTCTGTGTCCATGATACAGCTCTGAAATTACCTCTTTGGGTTCTCCACCTCCTTTTTCTGAGGACTCAGCTATAATTAATTCATTATTCAATAGATGAGCTAACGGATTATTAATTGACCCATCTAATACATAATTATTATTAACAACTAGCTTACCGGCCCAATTATTTCTTTGGTAATAACTATCATCTCTTTTCCAACAGCCAACGCCTATAATTGCTCTAATCTTTCCTAA
This portion of the Thermoanaerobacterium sp. RBIITD genome encodes:
- a CDS encoding Gfo/Idh/MocA family oxidoreductase, whose product is MSILNLAGIGLIGISGFGSIHLRSISLLEGKKVNLKAIAEVNYEKNKDIINKLSLNGVKYYKDYRQMLNEMKDLDFVVISTPIHFHAQMAIDAIKQGFNVLLEKPPAVTIQDIDAIIEAKRNYNKICAVDFQNTSGKAFRKLIEYIKSGKLGKIRAIIGVGCWKRDDSYYQRNNWAGKLVVNNNYVLDGSINNPLAHLLNNELIIAESSEKGGGEPKEVISELYHGHRIEGEDTACVKIVTTKGIEIYYYSTLCNMQEETPYIIIDAEEAKVYWNYDNKLLIKYFDGNEEVYDGGKEDLFVKIYENMIEHLFEGKELYCPVEITRNFVLASNGAFESSKKIFDIPSEFIEVNIENGKKFTYIKNIREIIKYASENKKLFSEMNVNWGRKTEKVSMKNYEKFDLFKK